Within the Streptomyces sp. NBC_00554 genome, the region TCGGGAACTCCACCGCAGGGGGCGCGTACATCCCCGGCATGTCCGACCACGTGATCATGGTCAAGGAGCGGGCCAAAGTGTTCCTCGGCGGGCCGCCGCTGGTGAAGATGGCCACCGGGGAGGAGAGCGACGACGAGTCCCTGGGCGGCGCCGAGATGCACGCGCGCGTGTCGGGGCTCGCGGACTACTTCGCCGTCGACGAGCAGGACGCGATCCGGCAGACGCGGCGGGTGGTGGCCCGCCTCAACCACCGCAAGGCGTACGGCGATCCTGGCCCGGCAGCCCCGCCGAAGTACGACGAGGACGAGCTCCTGGGGATCGTCCCGGGCGACCTGAGGCACCCCTTCGACCCGCGCGAGGTCGTCGCCCGCCTCGTCGACGGCTCCGACTTCGACGAGTTCAAGCCGCTCTACGGAACGAGCCTCACCACCGGCTGGGCGACGCTCCACGGCTACCCCGTCGGCGTGCTGGCCAACGCCCAAGGGGTGCTCTTCAGCGCCGAGTCGCAGAAGGCGGCCCAGTTCATCCAGCTGGCCAACCAGCGCGACATCCCGCTCCTCTTCCTGCACAACACCACCGGCTACATGGTCGGCAAGGAGTACGAGCAGGGCGGCATCATCAAGCACGGCGCGATGATGATCAACGCGGTGAGCAACAGCCGCGTACCGCACCTCTCCGTGCTGATGGGCGCCTCCTACGGAGCGGGCCACTACGGCATGTGCGGGCGCGCGTACGACCCGCGCTTCCTCTTCGCCTGGCCCAGCGCCAAGTCCGCCGTCATGGGCCCCCAGCAGCTCGCCGGCGTCCTCTCGATCGTCGCCCGCCAGTCGGCCGCCGCCAAGGGGCAGCCCTACGACGATGACGCCGACGCCGCGCTGCGCGCCATGGTGGAGCAGCAGATCGAGTCCGAGTCCCTGCCGATGTTCCTGTCCGGGCGGCTGTACGACGACGGGGTCATCGACCCGCGCGACACCCGCACCGCGCTCGGCCTGTGCCTGTCCACGATCCATACGGCGCCCTACGAGGGTGCGCGCGGTGGCTTCGGCGTCTTCCGGATGTGAGAGCTGGCTCCCCTTTGCGGCTAAACCGCCGCCGCTCTCGCGGACCCGGTTGCTCGCCGTCGTGGTTCCTCAATTGATGGTTGCGGTGATCTAGTGGAAAGAGTGCGTTCCTCATGATCAGAACTCTTCTGGTGGCGAACCGGGGCGAGATCGCCTGCCGGGTTTTCCGCACCTGCGGCGAGTTGGGAATCCGAACCGTCGCCGTGCACTCGGACGCCGACGAGAACGCCCTGCACGCGCGCGTGGCCGACGCGGCGGTACGTCTGCCGGGTTCGGCTCCTTCGGAGACGTATCTGCGCGGCGACCTGATCGTGAAGGCGGCCCTGAGCGCCGGCGCGGACGCCGTGCACCCCGGGTACGGCTTCCTCTCAGAGAACGCCGACTTCGCGCGGGCCGTCCTCGACGCGGGCCTCGTCTGGGTCGGACCGCCGCCCGAGGCGATCGAGGCGATGGCCTCCAAGACGCGCGCCAAGAAGCTGATGGGGCTCGAACCCCTGTCGACGGTGACCGCAGACGATCTCCCCGTTCTGGTGAAGGCGGCCGCGGGCGGCGGCGGGCGCGGTATGCGCGTCGTACGGGAACTCGCGGAACTCGACGCCGAGTTGACGGCCGCCCGCGCCGAGGCCCTCAGTGCCTTCGGCGACGGGGAGGTGTTCGTCGAGCCCTACGTGGAGGGCGGTCGGCACGTCGAGGTGCAGATCCTCGCCGACGCGCACGGCACGGTGTGGGCGCTCGGCACGCGCGACTGCTCGCTGCAGCGGCGGCACCAGAAGGTGATCGAGGAGGCGCCGGCACCCGGCCTTGCACCCGCGCTGGTGGCGGAGCTCCACGAGCTGGCCGTGCGCGCCGCACGCGCCGTCGACTACGTGGGCGCGGGCACCGTGGAGTTCCTGATCGCGGACGGCAAGGCGCACTTCCTGGAGATGAACACCCGCCTCCAGGTCGAACACCCCGTCACGGAAGCGGTCTTCGACATCGACCTCGTGGCGCTCCAGCTCCAGGTCGCCGAGGGCGCCGTACTCGAAAACGACCCTCCACGCGCGCGTGGCCACGCGATCGAGGCCCGCCTGTACGCCGAGGACCCGGCCCGCGCGTGGGCCCCGCAGACCGGCACCCTGCACCGCCTCGCCGTCCCGGAGGGCGTGCGCCTGGACACCGGCTACACCGACGGCGACCCCATCGGCATCCACTACGACCCGATGCTCGCCAAGGCCGTCGCCCACGCCCCCACGCGCGCGGAAGCCCTCCGCAAACTGTCGGGCGCCCTGGAGAGGGCCGAGATCCACGGCCCGGTCACCAACAGGGACCTTCTCGTACGGTCCCTGCGGCACCCGGAGTTCACCGGCGCCCGCATGGACACGGGTTTCTACGAGCGGCACCTCGAGGTGCTCACCAGGGCGGCCCCGGACCCGTACGCACCGCTCGCCGCGGCCCTCTCGGACGCGCACGGCCGCTCCCGGTTCGGCGGCTGGCGCAACCTCCCCTCCCAGCCGCAGACCAAGCGCTACCTCATGGGCGGCACCGAGCACGAGGTCCACTACCGGCACACCCGTGACGGCCTCACCGCCGAAGGCGTACGCGTCGTGCACGCCGACGCACGTCTCGTCGTACTCGAAATCGACGGTGTACGCCGCAAGTTCGAGATCAGCCGCTACGGCGACCAGCTCCACGTGGGCCCCACCGCCCTCACCGCCCTGCCCCGCTTCCCCGACCCCACCACCCAGCAGGCCCCCGGCTCCCTCCTGGCCCCCATGCCGGGAACCGTCGTCCGGGTCGCCGAGGGACTGACCACCGGAGCCGCCGTGACGGCCGGACAGCCCCTCGTCTGGCTGGAGGCGATGAAGATGGAACACAAGATCTCAGCGCCGACGGAGGGCATCCTGAGCGCCCTCCACGCGGCCCCCGGCCAACAGGTGGAGGTCGGAACCCTTCTGGCGGTCGTTCAGCCGAACGAGCCCCTTTAGGGGCGCGGGGCTGCTCACATATGCGGCTTCGCCGCGTGGGCGCGACCAGCCACAACGAATCCGCACCCTTCAGGAGACCCCATGACCCCCGTCACCGAATCCGACGAGCACAAGGCCCTCCGATCGGCCGTAGCCGCCCTGGGCACCCGCTACGGCCGCGACTACATCAACAAGGTCATCGCCGACGGCGCCCACCCGAACGAACTCTGGTCGGAGGCGGCCAAGCTCGGCTACCTCGGCGTCAACCTGCCGGAGGCATACGGCGGAGGCGGCGGCGGCATCTCGGAACTCTCCATCGTCCTGGAGGAGTTGGGGACCGCAGGCTGCCCCCTGCTGATGATGCTCGTGTCGCCCGCGATCTGCGGCACAGTGATCGCCCGCTTCGGAACGGACTCGCAGAAACAGGAGTGGCTCCCCGCCCTGGCGGACGGCTCCCGCATCATGGCCTTCGGCATCACCGAACCCGACGCCGGCTCCAACTCGCACCGCATCACCACCACGGCCCGCCGCGACGGCGAGGAGTGGGTGCTGAGCGGCCGCAAGGTGTTCATCTCCGGAGTCGACATCGCCGACGCGACGCTCATCGTCGGACGTGCGGAGGACGCGAGGACCGGCCGCCTCAAGCCCTGCCTGTTCATCGTCCCGCGCGACGCCGAGGGCTTCGGGCGGCGGCGGATCGACATGGAACTCCACGGCGCGGAGAAGCAGTTCGAGCTGACCCTCGACGACGTGCGGCTGCCCGCCGACGCGCTCGTCGGCGACGAGGACGCGGGCCTCCTCCAGCTCTTCGCCGGGCTCAACCCCGAGCGCGTCATGACGGCCGCGTTCGCGATCGGCATGGGCCGGTACGCCCTCTCCGTAGCGATCGGTTACGCCAAGGAGCGCACCGTCTGGAAGGACCCCATCGGCGCCCACCAGGCCATCGCGCACCCCCTCGCGCAAGCCCACATCGAGCTCGAACTCGCCCGCCTGATGATGCAGAAGGCGGCCCACCTGTACGACGCGGGGGACGACGCCGGGGCGGGCGAGGCCGCCAACATGGCCAAGTACGCGGCAGGCGAGGCCTGTGTGAAGGCCGTCGACCAGGCCGTGCAGACCCTCGGCGGCAACGGCCTGACGCGCGAGTTCGGCCTCGCCTCGCTGATCACGGCGTCGCGCGTGGCCCGGATCGCACCGGTCAGCAGGGAAATGATTCTCAACTACATCTCCCACCAGACCCTGGGCCTGCCCAAGTCGTACTGAGCCGTGCTAGGCAGTGCGCCAGACAGTGCGCCAGGTGGCGCGTCAGACAGTGCCCAGCCGCCCCAGCCGCCCCAGCCGTGCCAGGAGGAACCCATGTTCCGCAGCGAGTACGCAGATGTCCCGGCCGTCGAGGTACCCATCCACGACGCGGTCCTCGGCCGCGCCGCCGAGTGGGGCGACACGCCCGCGCTCATCGACGGCGTCGACGGAACCACCCTCACCTACGGCCAACTCGACCTGTTCCACCGCCGGCTGGCCGCCGCGTTCGCCGAAGCGGGCGTCGGCAAGGGCGACGTACTGGCCCTGCACAGCCCGAACACCATCGCCTTCCCGACGGCGTTCTACGCGGCCACACGCGCGGGGGCATCGGTCACCACCGTGCACCCGCTCGCCACAGCCGAGGAGTTCGCCAAGCAGCTCCGCGACAGCGCCGCCACCTGGATCGTGACCGTCTCGCCCCTCCTGGACGCGGCACGCCAGGCCGCCGAACTCGCGGGCGGCGTACGGGAGATCTTCGTCTGCGACAAGGCACCGGGGCACCGGTCGCTGATGGACCTGCTCGCCACCACCGCGCCCGAACCGCAGGTCGACATCGACCCCGCGCAGGACGTCGCGGCCCTCCCGTACTCCTCCGGCACCACCGGCGTCCCCAAGGGCGTGATGCTGACCCACCGGTCCATCGCCACCAACCTCGCGCAGCTCTCGCCGCTCATGCCGACGGGCCCCGGCGACCGCATCCTCGCCGTGCTGCCCTTCTTCCACATATACGGGCTGACCGCCCTCATGAACGCGCCCCTCAGGCAGGGCGCCACCGTCGTCGTACTGCCCCGCTTCGACCTCGAGACCTTCCTCGCGGCCATCGAGAAACACCGCATCAACGCCCTCTACGTGGCCCCGCCGATCGTCCTCGCCCTCGCGAAGCACCCGGCCGTCGCGCAGTACGACCTGTCCTCCCTGGAATACATCATCTGCTCGGCGGCCCCCCTGGACGCCGCTCTGGCGGCCGCCTGTTCACGGCGGCTCGGCCTGCCGCCCATCGGCCAGGCGTACGGCATGACGGAACTGTCGCCCGGCACGCACGTCGTCCCCCTCGGCACCGAGAACCCGCCCCCCGGAACCGTCGGCAAGCTCATCGCCGGCACGGAGATGCGCATCGTGTCCCTGGACGACCCCTCCAAGGACCTGGAAGTCGGTGAAGCGGGCGAGATCGCCATCCGCGGTCCCCAGGTCATGAAGGGCTACCTGGGACAGCCCGACGCCACCGCCGCGATGATCGACCCGGACGGCTGGCTGCACACCGGAGACGTCGGATACGTGGACGCCGACGGCTGGCTCTTCGTCGTCGACCGCGTCAAGGAACTCATCAAGTACAAGGGCTTCCAGGTCGCCCCCGCCGAACTCGAGGCCCTGCTGCTCACCCACCCCGGCATCGCCGACGCCGCCGTCATCGGCGTCTACAACGAGGACAAGAACGAGGTCCCGCACGCGTACGTGGTGCGCCAGCCGTCCGCGACCGACCTCTCCGAAGGAGAAGTCATGATGTACGTCGCCGAACGCGTCGCCCCGTACAAGCGGGTCCGCCACGTCACCTTCATCGACGATGTGCCGCGGGCGGTCTCCGGGAAGATCCTGCGCCGCCGGCTCCGGGAGCTCGCGTGACTCTTGTGCACACGGCGCACGACCGCGCCGTCACCACCCTCACCCTCGACTCGCCCGGCAACCGCAACGCCCTGTCGGCGGCACTGGTGGGCGACCTGACGGACGCCCTCACCCGCTGCGGCAAGGACGGTGACGTACGCGCGGTCGTCCTCACCCACACCGGGAACACGTTCAGCGCGGGCGCCGATCTCCGCGACCCTCCCCCACTCTCGGCTTCGCTCGAGCGGGGGGACCCCCATCACCCGGACGCCCTCGTCGGGCTGCTCCGGCAGATCGTCGAACTGCCCAAGCCGGTGGTGGCCCGGGTGACCGGACACGTCCGGGCGGGCGGCCTCGGCCTGCTCGGCGCCTGCGACATCGCGGCCGCTTCCCTGGAATCCACCTTCGCCTTCACGGAGGTACGCATCGGAGTCGCCCCCGCCGTCATCTCGCTGCCCCTGCTGCCCCGTACCGACCCCCGCGCACTCGCCCGCTACTACCTCACCGGCGAACGCTTCGACGCCACCGAGGCGGTACGCACCGGGCTCCTGACGGCGGCGGGCGACGACGTCGACGTAACCCTGGAGCCCGTCCTCGACGGCCTGCGCAGGTCGTCCCCGCAAGGCCTCGCCGAGACGAAGTCGCTGCTCACGGCTAAGGTGCTGGAGGCCTTCGACCGGGACGCGGCCGAGCTGACCGCGCTCTCGGCCCGGCTGTTCTCCTCCGCGCAGGCCCGCGAGGGGATGACGGCCTTCCTCGAAAGACGGGATCCCGTATGGGTGGTGTGACCACGACGGACAGTGCGCCTGAGCGGGCGGGGGAAGCCGCCGCGCGTCCGCCGCACGTCCCCAAACAGGACCGCAGCCGGGCCACCCGGCAGCGGCTCCTGGCGGCCGCCGTGGCCTGCCTCGCCGAACACGGCTGGGCGGGCTCCACGGTCTCCGTCGTCGCCGAGCGCGCCGGCGTCTCCCGGGGCGCCGCCCAGCACCACTTCCCGACCCGCGAGGACCTCTTCACAGCCGCCGTCGAATACGTCGCCGAGGAACGCTCCACAGCCCTGCGCGCCCTCTTCCCCCAGGGCGCCGCCGACCGCCGCGAGGTGGTGGCCGCCCTGGTCGACCTCTACACAGGACCCCTCTTCCGCGCCGCCCTCCACCTCTGGGTCGCCGCCTCCAACGAGGAACAACTCCGGCCCAGGGTCACGGAACTGGAAGCCCGCGTCGGCCGCGAGACCCACCGGATAGCGGTGGAACTGCTGGCCGCCGACGAGTCCCGCCCCGGGGTACGGGAGACCGTCCAGGGGCTCCTCGACATGGCCCGGGGCCTCGGTCTCGCCAACCTGCTCACGGACGACGGGGGACGGCGGGAGCGGGTGGTGACCCAGTGGGCCGTACTGCTGGACGAGGCGCTGGGGACCGGGTTCAGGGACTGAGCGGGACCCGGGGCTGAGCGGCTTCAGGGACTGAGCCGCTCCACCGTCCAGCTGCCGTCCGCCCCCGCCACGTACCGCAGCCGGTCGTGCAGCCGGTTCTCGCGGCCCTGCCAGAACTCCACCGTCTGCGGGGCGACACGGAAACCGCCCCAGTCAGGGGGGACCGGAACCTGCTCACCCTCCGGGTAGCGGGCGCTCAACTCGGCGTACGAGGCGTCCAGTTCGGCGCGGGAGCGGATCACCGTGGACTGGGCGCTGGCCCAGGCGCCGAGCTGGGAGCCGTGCGGCCGGGTGCGGAAGTACGCGGCGGTCTCGTCGCGCCCGGTGCGCCGTGCCGTGCCCGTGACGATGACCTGGCGGGCCATGGGGTGCCACGGGAAGAGCAGCGAGACGTACGGGTTGGCGGCCAGGTCGCGGGCCTTGCGGGAGCCGTAGTTGGTGTAGAAGACGAAGCCCTGCTCGTCGTACTGCTTCAGCAGCACCGTGCGCGAGCTGGGCCGGCCCTCGGAGTCCGCCGTGGCGACGACCATGGCGTTGGGCTCGTACACCACGCCCTGTGCCGCGGCCTGCGCGGCCTGACCGAACCAGCGCGCGAACTGTTCCATGGGGTGGGCGGCCAGCTCGGTCTCGGCGAGTCCCTCGGCCCGGTAGTGCTCGCGCATCGCGGCGGGGTCGAGGGTGGGGTCGAGGGCGGGATCACGATCATTCACATCGTCATCCTGCCGTACGGGCGCCCCGCGCCGTGGGGGTGTGCTTCATCACTGAAGGGCACTTTCGTGGCACTGAGTGCCGCGCACTCTCCCCAAAGGTGGCACTCAGGGATATCGTGCTGGTGCCGAAACGGTTGCGCGACCGACCGGACGGGGCATCACCGGGGTGACGTACCGGACCGCGAGTCCACGAGGAGACCGCGGAACCGGACGTGCACCCCCGCCACGCGCATATGGTCACGAGAACCACCGAACCCCCCACAAATCATCTGTCGCACGCATCATGAGGAGCCGCCTGATGTCCGACTTCGTACCCGGACTCGAAGGAGTCGTCGCTTTCGAGACGGAGATCGCCGAACCGGACAAGGAGGGCGGCGCCCTCCGGTACCGGGGCGTCGACATCGAGGACCTGGTCGGCCACGTCTCCTTCGGAAACGTCTGGGGACTGCTCGTCGACGGGGCCTTCAACCCAGGCCTGCCGCCCGCCGAGCCCTTCCCGATCCCCGTCCACTCCGGCGACATCCGCGTCGACGTCCAGTCCGCGCTGGCGATGCTGGCCCCCGTGTGGGGCCTCAAGCCCCTCCTCGACATCGACGAGCAGCAGGCCCGCGAGGACCTCGCCCGCGCCGCCGTCATGGCCCTGTCGTACGTCGCCCAGTCCGCCCGCGGCCAGGGCAACGCCATGGTCCCGCAGCGCGAGATCGACAAGGCGCAGTCCGTCGTCGAGCGCTTCATGATCCGCTGGCGCGGCGAGCCCGACCCCAAGCACGTCGCCGCGGTCGACGCCTACTGGACGTCCGCCGCCGAACACGGCATGAACGCCTCCACCTTCACCGCCCGCGTCATCGCCTCCACCGGCGCCGACGTGGCGGCGGCCCTCTCCGGAGCCGTGGGCGCCATGTCGGGACCGCTGCACGGCGGCGCCCCCTCCCGCGTCCTCGGCATGATCGAGGAGATCGAACGCACCGGCGACGCCGACGCATACGTCAAGCAGGCCCTCGACAAGGGCGAACGCCTCATGGGCTTCGGCCACCGCGTCTACCGCGCCGAGGACCCACGCGCGCGCGTGCTCCGCCGCACCGCCCGCGAACTCGGCGCCCCCCGCTTCGAGATCGCCGAAGCCCTGGAGAAGGCCGCCCTCGCCGAACTCCACGCCCGCCGCCCGGACCGCATCCTCGCGACGAACGTCGAGTTCTGGGCCGCCATCGTCCTCGACTTCGCCGAGGTCCCGGCACACATGTTCACCTCGATGTTCACCTGCGCCCGCACCGCCGGCTGGTCCGCACACATCCTGGAACAGAAGCGCACCGGAAGGCTCGTCAGGCCGTCCGCGCGCTACATCGGCCCCAGCACCCGCGGCCCGCAGGAAATCGTGGGCTACGAGGGCATCGCGCACTGATCGCGCACTGATCGCGCACTGAACCGACCCCGGCACGCGCTCGCCGGAGCTGCTCACGCGGGTGTGAGCAGCTCCGCGTGATGGCGGGCGGCGACCAGTGGATGCGCCCGCAGCTTGCCCTTCAGCTCGTTGAAGCCGTACTCGGCGAAGAGCGGATTCGCCGGGTCGGTCGTCACGCCGGGCGCGGCGGAAGCGTACGGGAAGGGCGGCGGCTCGACACGGGCGTCGAGGCGCGGGTTGTAGAAGAAGGGCACGGAGAACCGCTCGGTGGCACCGGGCGGACTCACCACCCGGTGGTTGGTGGCCAGCAGATACCCATTGGTGGCCACCTCCAACAGCTCGCCCAGGTTGACCACGAACGCCCCCGGCAGCGGCGGCACATCGTGGAAGAACCCGTCCTCCCGCTGCACCTGAAGCCCCCCGACCTGATCCTGCAGCAGCAGCGTCAGGAAGCCGTAGTCCTTGTGCGCGCCGACTCCCTGGTCAGCGCCGTCACCCGCGCTCCCCGGATACCGCACCAGCTTCAGATGCGGATGGGCGCGCGATCCGAAGACGGGCTCGTAGAAGTCGGCGGGCGCCCCGATCGCGGTCAGCAGCTCGCGCAGCAGCCGCGCCGAGACGGCACTGAGCCGGTCGATCCACGCCAGCGCGGCGACCCGCAGCTCCGGCAGTGCGTCCGGCCACTGGTTGGGTCCCTGCAGCCACCAGTACGCCGGCTCACCCGCCCCGGGTGTCCGGGCGGCCCGCTCCGCCCCTATGTCGAGCTGGTCCCGCCAGTCCCTGCCGCCTCCCGTGACCTCGTCTCCCGTACGCGTATACCCGCGGAAGTGCGGCGAGTTGACGTTGTCGATCGCCAGCCGGTCGGCCTCGGGAAGCGCGAAGAAGCGCCGCATGGCGCGCAACAGGGCGTCGGTCTCACCGGCGGTCACCCCGTGCCCGACGAGCTGGAAGAACCCCACGTCATGGGCGGCACTGTGCAACTGCGCGTGCAGCAGCGCACGCGCCTGCGGCCCGCGATCGGCGGCGGAGAGATCGATGATCGGAAGCTGCTGGTACGAGAAGGAGGACGTGTTCGTCGTCATGGTGTGCGTCCGCGAGATGTACGGGTGCCCGGGCGGCCGCCAGGGATGGGGCGGGGTCCACGGGTGCCGAGCGAAAAGAGATGAGGGGGCCGAGGTCAGACGGAACCCGGACACCCCATGCTCGTGACGCGGACGTAGTCCACGTGGCGGCGTCGAACGAGCAGCGGAAGCATGCGCCAAGAGTACTGCGGAACCTCGGATTCCCAGGTGCCCCACCTCACACACCACCGGAACGCAGGCGACCCGCGAGCTCTGGTCCCTCCGCCGTGCGGCGAAGGAGCCGGCCGGACTTACCGGCGAGCCCGCGGGTCGGGTGACTGCTGGAGATTGGGCCGGCTGCGCGCACAGATCACGCGCTGGTCCGGCACCGCACTGGATGTGGTGACGGGCCGCTAGCCCGCAGCCACCTCGCTCGTCCGGTTGCCATGCATCTGCCGGATCACCTCCTTTCGTAGCGTGCGGCCCACCCTAGGAACCGATCGGGCATGGCTCAACCGGTTTTTCGGAAAGGCCGTGGCAAGGGTTCGCCGGACAGTCGCCGGACAGGGTTCGCTGCTCGTTCGCTGCTCATGGGGCGGGCGGGGCGGAAATCCGGCGTACAACGATTTCGTCCAATCTTTGGGGAACCAGGTGTGGGCTGGGTCACGTTCGAGTTGAATGATGGTGAGTGAGCGAACTGTCACGCCGTACGTGCGGACGCAGCCTGCAGGGGGTTCAGGTGAGTGCTTCCCGGCGTAGTGGGACTACCGATGAGCTGGGGCCGGACGAGCCCGACCGGGATGGTTCGGATCTTCTTGCCGCGCTCCTCGACGGGATGGACGCGGCGTTGTGCGCCTTTGACGCCGATGGGGTCGTGACGCACTGGAACCGTGAGGCCGAGCGGATTCTCGGGTGGACGGCCGCGGAGGCCGTGGGGCGGCAGGGGTTCGCCGGGTGGGCCGTGCGGACCGCCGACGCCGAGGAGGTCGAGGGGCGGCTGCTGTCCGCCATGGAGGCTCCCGGGCGGCAGGTGAACGAGTTCGCCCTCCTCACCAAGGACGGCGGGCGAGTCCTCGTACGGACCCAGTCGGCCGCAGTGCGCGGCCCTGACGGGAAGCCCGCCGGGGTGTACTGCGCCTTCAGCGAGGTGCACGCGCAGATCGATCTGGAGCGGTCCATCGCCCTCAGCGAGGCGCTGTTCGAGGACGCCAGCTGGGGTGTCGTGCTGGTGGACGCCGATCTGCGGCCGGCCGTGGTCAACGCCCATGCGGCGCGGGCGCTGGGGATCGGGCGTACGGCGGTGCTCGGCCGGCCGCTGGGGGAGTTGCTCTCCCAGGGTGTCGAGGAGCTGGAGAGCGCGCTCACGCATGTGCTGGCCGAGGGTGCGCCGCCCGCTCCCGCCGAGATGTGGGTGAGCGTGCGGACGCCGGAGGGTGAGACGCGCAGGTGCTGGCGGAGCGGGTTCCTGCGGCTCTCCTCGCCGCTCACGGAGGAGCCCGTACCGCTGGGTGTGGGGTGGCTCTTCCAGGATGTGACGGAGGCCAAGCAGACCGAGCAGGAGGCGGCGCTGCTGCGGTTCCGGGCCAACCAGCTGCACCGGGCGGCGCGGGCCGCGGCCGAGTGCGAGGACCCGGGCGAGGCGGCCACCGTACATCTGGACTTCTCGCTCGCCGGGTTCGCCGATCACGCGCTGATCGACCGGGTGGCGGGGGGTTCGGTGG harbors:
- a CDS encoding isopenicillin N synthase family dioxygenase, encoding MTTNTSSFSYQQLPIIDLSAADRGPQARALLHAQLHSAAHDVGFFQLVGHGVTAGETDALLRAMRRFFALPEADRLAIDNVNSPHFRGYTRTGDEVTGGGRDWRDQLDIGAERAARTPGAGEPAYWWLQGPNQWPDALPELRVAALAWIDRLSAVSARLLRELLTAIGAPADFYEPVFGSRAHPHLKLVRYPGSAGDGADQGVGAHKDYGFLTLLLQDQVGGLQVQREDGFFHDVPPLPGAFVVNLGELLEVATNGYLLATNHRVVSPPGATERFSVPFFYNPRLDARVEPPPFPYASAAPGVTTDPANPLFAEYGFNELKGKLRAHPLVAARHHAELLTPA
- a CDS encoding PAS domain-containing protein; translated protein: MSASRRSGTTDELGPDEPDRDGSDLLAALLDGMDAALCAFDADGVVTHWNREAERILGWTAAEAVGRQGFAGWAVRTADAEEVEGRLLSAMEAPGRQVNEFALLTKDGGRVLVRTQSAAVRGPDGKPAGVYCAFSEVHAQIDLERSIALSEALFEDASWGVVLVDADLRPAVVNAHAARALGIGRTAVLGRPLGELLSQGVEELESALTHVLAEGAPPAPAEMWVSVRTPEGETRRCWRSGFLRLSSPLTEEPVPLGVGWLFQDVTEAKQTEQEAALLRFRANQLHRAARAAAECEDPGEAATVHLDFSLAGFADHALIDRVAGGSVVDGDTPVRLVRAAATPSGAPGPSMPTGKAGLPVRYVDGHPALQCVERGGAVRASARETDPARAREWAVARQWPPDSVHALCAVLRSRGRTLGVVTFLRGAGRSQFERTDATYAEDVAVRIAMALDLEDLQGLAGLPGRP